Proteins encoded within one genomic window of Candidatus Polarisedimenticolia bacterium:
- a CDS encoding response regulator transcription factor, translating to FTSRVAERVLERGSGGGAEGERWEAVTLTSREREVIQLLAEGKSNKEVGDILGISVRTAETHRTNIMRKLGSHSLSDLVRYAIRNRIATP from the coding sequence CTTCACCTCGAGGGTCGCCGAGCGGGTCCTGGAGCGCGGCTCCGGCGGCGGTGCGGAAGGGGAGCGCTGGGAAGCGGTGACCCTCACTTCGCGCGAGCGCGAGGTGATCCAGCTGCTCGCCGAAGGCAAGAGCAACAAGGAAGTGGGGGACATCCTGGGAATCAGCGTGCGCACCGCGGAGACGCATCGCACCAACATCATGCGCAAGCTCGGCTCTCATTCCCTCAGCGATCTGGTCCGTTACGCCATCCGCAACCGGATCGCGACTCCCTGA
- a CDS encoding porin family protein, whose translation MKRFLCCAALVALIGVPAFAASNTTSSSTTGTEKGEIGFGFGQGNVGADETTGVDSAMFLGLRGGYNFNPAFELEGQFASASENGDVAGIDVDTTMRYLMANGVYNFRPAKKELVPYVMAGIGQATTEVEAGGVSVDDSTMAFQIGGGTRYYFGKSKRTGFRADLSILKHDNFDDSTTVKTLTAGFTWKLGNR comes from the coding sequence ATGAAGCGTTTCCTGTGTTGTGCAGCACTCGTGGCGCTGATCGGCGTCCCCGCTTTTGCGGCCAGCAACACGACGTCGAGCAGCACGACGGGCACCGAGAAGGGCGAGATCGGCTTCGGCTTCGGCCAGGGCAACGTGGGCGCCGATGAGACGACCGGCGTCGACTCCGCCATGTTCCTCGGCCTGCGCGGCGGCTACAACTTCAACCCCGCGTTCGAGCTCGAGGGACAGTTCGCCTCCGCTTCCGAGAACGGCGATGTTGCCGGCATCGACGTCGACACCACGATGCGCTACCTGATGGCGAACGGCGTCTACAACTTCCGCCCCGCGAAGAAGGAGCTGGTTCCCTACGTGATGGCGGGAATCGGCCAGGCCACGACCGAGGTCGAGGCGGGCGGCGTGAGCGTGGACGACAGCACGATGGCGTTCCAGATCGGCGGCGGCACGCGTTATTACTTCGGCAAGAGCAAGCGGACCGGCTTCCGTGCGGACCTGTCGATCCTGAAGCACGACAACTTCGACGACAGCACCACCGTGAAGACCCTGACCGCCGGATTCACCTGGAAGCTCGGGAACCGGTAA
- a CDS encoding methylated-DNA--[protein]-cysteine S-methyltransferase codes for MELQTRSVISPIGTLCLYASGPALVALALPGGDEELRAWLARRFGDFRTRSESDPAGAASALRAYFAGELAALDRIEVDPGGTSFQRSVWMELRRIPPGTAISYACLASRVRRPKAMRAVGAANGSNPIPLVLPCHRVVAADGTLCGYGGGLEAKQWLLVHEKALASGAWRLELPSSQLPLL; via the coding sequence ATGGAGCTGCAGACACGAAGCGTGATAAGTCCCATCGGAACCCTGTGTCTCTATGCGAGCGGGCCGGCGCTCGTGGCGCTGGCGCTTCCGGGAGGGGACGAGGAGCTGCGGGCCTGGCTCGCACGTCGCTTCGGAGATTTCCGGACCCGTTCCGAAAGCGATCCGGCGGGAGCGGCTTCCGCCTTGCGGGCTTACTTTGCCGGCGAGCTCGCGGCGCTCGATCGGATCGAGGTCGATCCGGGTGGCACCTCTTTCCAGCGCTCCGTCTGGATGGAGCTGCGCCGAATCCCGCCGGGCACCGCAATTTCCTACGCCTGCCTTGCATCCAGGGTCCGCCGGCCAAAGGCAATGCGCGCGGTGGGCGCCGCCAACGGCAGTAATCCGATCCCTCTCGTCCTGCCCTGCCATCGCGTCGTGGCCGCCGACGGCACCTTGTGCGGCTACGGGGGCGGGCTCGAAGCGAAACAATGGCTCCTCGTGCACGAGAAGGCCCTGGCCTCGGGGGCCTGGCGCCTCGAACTTCCCTCCTCCCAGCTCCCGCTTCTCTAG
- a CDS encoding STAS domain-containing protein has product MNESGAQLQGAAPAGETETVLLRELVSLLRRNRTQNREEWARRITQAQLLTAMSQEEVFAEATTVYDNYVEALETGTLEALDAYARDLSERIIPRGVETHEVIGIVLLLRDVLARSLFAKYQTDFALLNRILDAYEPAANRIANTVAVGFVQERERIIREQQEAIRELSTPVLQVRERLLILPIIGAIDPQRARQLTEQLLSAIRTNRAKVVVIGITGVAAIDNNVANHLVQTVEASRLLGATVIVTGLSPRIAQILVTIGVDLTKMNTVGDLQGGIEEAERLLAYKVVPGGTASAPA; this is encoded by the coding sequence ATGAACGAATCGGGAGCTCAGTTGCAAGGCGCTGCGCCGGCGGGGGAAACCGAGACGGTGCTGCTGCGCGAGCTGGTCTCGCTGCTGCGGCGCAACCGCACGCAGAACCGCGAGGAATGGGCACGGCGCATCACGCAGGCCCAGCTGCTGACCGCCATGTCGCAGGAAGAGGTGTTCGCCGAGGCGACGACCGTCTATGACAACTACGTGGAAGCCCTGGAGACCGGGACCCTGGAGGCACTGGATGCCTACGCCCGGGACCTCTCCGAGCGCATCATTCCGCGCGGCGTCGAGACGCACGAGGTCATCGGCATCGTCCTCCTGCTGCGCGACGTGCTGGCCCGCTCGCTGTTCGCCAAGTACCAGACCGACTTCGCGCTGCTGAACCGCATCCTGGACGCCTACGAGCCGGCGGCCAACCGCATCGCCAACACGGTGGCGGTGGGCTTCGTGCAGGAGCGCGAGCGCATCATCCGCGAGCAGCAGGAGGCAATCCGGGAGCTGTCGACTCCCGTCCTGCAGGTCCGCGAGCGCCTGCTGATCCTGCCGATCATCGGCGCCATCGACCCGCAGCGCGCCCGGCAGCTCACCGAGCAGCTTCTCAGCGCCATACGCACCAACCGCGCCAAGGTGGTGGTCATCGGCATCACCGGCGTGGCAGCCATCGACAACAACGTCGCAAACCATCTCGTGCAGACGGTCGAAGCTTCTCGACTCCTGGGAGCCACGGTCATCGTCACGGGACTCTCGCCCCGCATCGCCCAGATCCTGGTGACCATCGGCGTCGATCTGACCAAGATGAACACCGTGGGCGATCTGCAGGGCGGCATCGAAGAGGCGGAAAGGCTGCTGGCGTACAAGGTCGTTCCCGGAGGCACTGCGTCGGCGCCCGCCTAG
- a CDS encoding STAS domain-containing protein: protein MEVPVLKQGPYLIASIQSALNDADLVHFRDALVEKVGRLRSRGVIVDVTVLDVMDSFATRTLRDLAHMIRLRGAETVIVGIQPEVAFAMVQLGLSLAGVGTALDLEEGLSFLDQTTA from the coding sequence GTGGAAGTCCCCGTTCTCAAGCAGGGCCCTTACCTGATCGCCTCGATCCAGTCGGCGCTCAACGACGCCGATCTGGTGCATTTCCGGGACGCTCTGGTGGAGAAAGTGGGGCGGCTGCGCTCGCGCGGAGTGATCGTGGACGTCACGGTGCTCGATGTGATGGACTCGTTCGCAACCCGCACGCTGCGCGACCTCGCACACATGATCCGGCTGCGCGGGGCCGAAACCGTGATCGTCGGAATCCAGCCCGAGGTGGCATTCGCGATGGTGCAGCTCGGGCTGAGCCTGGCGGGGGTGGGCACCGCACTGGACCTCGAGGAAGGGCTTTCCTTTCTGGATCAGACGACGGCGTGA